Proteins encoded by one window of Pempheris klunzingeri isolate RE-2024b chromosome 14, fPemKlu1.hap1, whole genome shotgun sequence:
- the kcnip1b gene encoding Kv channel-interacting protein 1b isoform X2, with protein sequence MGAVVGTLTMQTKQRRPSRDKADDELEMTTVCHRPEGLEQLEAQTNFTKQELQILYRGFKNECPSGVVNEETFKHIYAQFFPHGDASMYAHYLFNAFDTSNNGSIKFKDFVVGLSILLRGTLREKLEWTFHLYDINRDGYINREEMTEIVRAIYDMMGKYTYPALKGDVPQQHVDAFFQKMDKNKDGVVTLEEFVIACQEDETMMRSMQLFENVM encoded by the exons ATGGGTGCAGTGGTGGGCACTTTGACCATGCAAACCAAGCAGAGGAGACCATCCAGAG atAAAGCAGATGACGAGCTGGAGATGACGACGGTGTGCCACAGGCCAGAGGGTCTTGAGCAACTGGAAGCCCAAACTAACTTCACCAaacaggagctgcagattcTCTATCGTGGTTTCAAGAAT GAATGTCCGAGTGGTGTGGTGAATGAGgagacatttaaacacatttacgCACAGTTCTTCCCTCATGGAG atGCAAGCATGTATGCGCATTATCTTTTCAATGCATTTGACACTTCAAACAATGGCTCCATTAAGTTTaag GACTTTGTCGTGGGTTTGTCCATACTGCTGCGAGGAACACTGAGAGAAAAGCTCGAGTGGACGTTTCACCTTTATGACATCAACAGAGACGGCTACATAAACAGAGAG gAAATGACCGAGATTGTGAGGGCCATTTATGACATGATGGGAAAGTACACCTACCCTGCCCTGAAGGGAGACGTCCCACAGCAGCACGTGGACGCCTTTTTTCAG AAAATGGATAAAAACAAAGACGGGGTGGTGACTTTAGAGGAGTTTGTCATAGCCTGCCAGGAG GATGAAACCATGATGAGATCCATGCAGCTGTTTGAAAACGTGATGTAG
- the kcnip1b gene encoding Kv channel-interacting protein 1b isoform X1: MAGCTSRCRQGVLKLIQSLQRLVSGTLTKDKADDELEMTTVCHRPEGLEQLEAQTNFTKQELQILYRGFKNECPSGVVNEETFKHIYAQFFPHGDASMYAHYLFNAFDTSNNGSIKFKDFVVGLSILLRGTLREKLEWTFHLYDINRDGYINREEMTEIVRAIYDMMGKYTYPALKGDVPQQHVDAFFQKMDKNKDGVVTLEEFVIACQEDETMMRSMQLFENVM, translated from the exons ATGGCTGGCTGTACCAGCCGCTGCAGACAGGGGGTGCTCAAACTAATCCAGTCCCTGCAGAGATTGGTCTCAGGAACCCTCACAAAAG atAAAGCAGATGACGAGCTGGAGATGACGACGGTGTGCCACAGGCCAGAGGGTCTTGAGCAACTGGAAGCCCAAACTAACTTCACCAaacaggagctgcagattcTCTATCGTGGTTTCAAGAAT GAATGTCCGAGTGGTGTGGTGAATGAGgagacatttaaacacatttacgCACAGTTCTTCCCTCATGGAG atGCAAGCATGTATGCGCATTATCTTTTCAATGCATTTGACACTTCAAACAATGGCTCCATTAAGTTTaag GACTTTGTCGTGGGTTTGTCCATACTGCTGCGAGGAACACTGAGAGAAAAGCTCGAGTGGACGTTTCACCTTTATGACATCAACAGAGACGGCTACATAAACAGAGAG gAAATGACCGAGATTGTGAGGGCCATTTATGACATGATGGGAAAGTACACCTACCCTGCCCTGAAGGGAGACGTCCCACAGCAGCACGTGGACGCCTTTTTTCAG AAAATGGATAAAAACAAAGACGGGGTGGTGACTTTAGAGGAGTTTGTCATAGCCTGCCAGGAG GATGAAACCATGATGAGATCCATGCAGCTGTTTGAAAACGTGATGTAG